The sequence GATGCGCGCACGGACCTGTTGGGCACCATTCCCCTGGAGGGGGCCAACGTGCCCATCCGCGTCCAGCGGGTGACGGCGGACGGGTCACTGGTATGGGTGTTCAGCGAGTCCACCGTGCGCCAGGTGGACCCGCTCTTCGCGGAGTACGGCCCACGCGTGGCCGAGTTCCTGCCGCCCATCTTCTTCTCCAACCCGGTGCTGGGGCTGGAATTGTGGCAGTGGCTGGGGCTGCTGGTGACGCTGCTGGGCGCATTCGTGCTGGCGGTGGTGGTGGAGCGGGTGCTCCTGGCGTTCGCCCTGCGGTTGGCGCACTGGACGCGCATCACCTGGGACGACGACATGGTGTCCGCGGGCAAGGGGCCCCTGAAGCTGGTCATCTTCGCGGCGCTGCTCGTCGCGGGCACCTCGTTCCTCCGCCTGCCGGCGCCGGTGCAGACGTTCTTCAACCGGGTGGGCTACTCGCTGAGCGTCGTCTCGCTGGCGTGGTTCATCCTGCGCTTCCTGCGCGTGTCCGCCGCCTTCGTGCAGAACCGCGTGTCCGCGGAGATGAAGGACGCCTCGCGCGCGCGCAGCGTCAGCACGCAGCTGGTGGTGCTGCGCTCCATCTTCGAGGTGGCCACCTACGTCATCGCCGCCGCGCTGCTGCTCATCCAGTTCGACGTGGTGCGCAGCGTGGGTGTCTCGCTGCTGGCCTCCGCCGGCATCGCCGGCCTGGTGCTCGGCCTCGCGGCGCAGAAGTCCATCTCCACGCTGCTGGCCGGCATCCAGCTGTCCATCACCCAGCCCATCCGCATTGGTGACCAGGTGGTGGTGGAGACCGAGTTCGGCACCATCGAGGAAATCACCCTCACCTACGTGGTGCTGCGCGTGTGGGACCAGCGCCGCCTGGTCGTCCCCATCACCCAGTTCCTGGACAAGCCCTTCCAGAACTGGAGCAAGGGACGGAGCGCGGAGATGCTCGGCGCCGTCACCCTCCAGGTGGACTACTTCACCGACATCAACGCCCTGCGCGCGGAGCTGACGCGCATCCTGCAGACCGAGGGGCGGAGCATGTGGGATGGGCGGGTGGGCAACGTGGTGGTGCTGGACGTGTTGGACCGGACGCTCACCATCCGGGCCCTGGTGAGCGTGGCCAACTCGGACGTGCTCTTCGATTTGCGCGCCCTGGTGCGCGAGCGGCTGGTGGAGTTCCTCCGCGTCAACCCGCAGTGGCTGCCGATTACCCGCACCGAGGCCCGCCAGGTGCCGCCGCCGGAGCCCCCGTCCGACGGGAGGCAGGCCCCTCCCCCCTCGACTCCTCCCCGGGCCTGAAATCCCGGAACTCAGGCGCCTCCGGAGGGCCGGTGCCAGGGAGTCCTTGCGTTCTCGGGCGAGGGCCCTTGAATATTCGTCACACCGTGCCGTCAGAGCGCACGAATTCATGCACCTACTGCTCGGGGGAGTCTTCGAGATGAAGCGTCATGCCAGGTTGTGCGGGGCCCTTGCGTTGTTGGCCGCCGCCGCGCCGCTCGCCGCGGGCGCGCAGGAGCGCGGCCGCACGGATGGGCCCGAGGAGTCGGAGTACGGCAAGGGCGGTTACGACAGCCCGAGTGGCAGTGGCATCTCCCTCCAGCTCGACTGGGGTGCCGCCGTCAACGCCGAGAAGCCGCCCCGGGGCGCTCCGGAAGGGCCGCCGCTGTACGTGGGCGCCACCCTGTCGCTGTGGGGCGCGAACTGGTACCAGCTCGACATGAGCACCGCCTACGTCTTCGACGGCGGCCGCTTCATCGGCATGGTGGGTCCGCGCTTCCGCACCTGGGGCTGGCCCCTCGTGTTCACCGCGGGCCTCAAGGCCGGCGCCATCGTGATTCCGGAGGGCGAGGGGCTGCGCTTCGGAATCGAGCCGAACGTGGGCGCCGAGTTCGTCATGGGCCACCGCGACCGCATCATCATGGGCATCAACTACATGCCCGACATTCCCATCGGTGATGGCGGCATCACCCACCGGGTGGGCATGTCCGTCGGCTACAAGTTCTAGAGGGGGCCCACCATGATTGCCCAGATTCTCGCAGCCACCCTCGCGGTGGCCGCCAGCCAGGCGCCTGTCTCGGTGTCCACCGGCCGCGGAAGTCCGCAGGTCAACCTGCCGTTCCCCTCGGGCAACGTGCAGACCTACAACATCATCCAGTGGGACCCCAACCAGCTCCCGCGCATCTACGAGCGCTCGGACCAGCTCCCGCTGACGGACGAGGAGCTGACCAAGCTGTCCCAGGCCGGCTTCGAGCCCGCGCAGCTGGTGAAGATGATTGAGGAGCGCCGCTGCGCCTGCGACGCGAGCGCCGACGGCCTCATCCGCCTGAAGAAGGCGGGCGTGGACAAGAACGTGCTGGCGGCGGTGTCCCGGCACGGGCTCGCTCCCAACCGCGCGCTGGACTTGCTGGTGACGCTCGACTTCACGGGCGAGAGCCGCACCGCGCGCGAGGCCTTCCTGTACTTCTTCGTGGACGACGGCGACATCACCCGCGTCTTCACCGCCAACATCCCGGAGCTGCTGCAGCGCCGCAACAGCCACGAGACCATGGTGGACCGCAGCGACATCCTCATCGCCCGCACGGTGCGGCGCGTGGAGCTCGCGGGCAAGGTGACGCTGAAGACGTACGGCCCGCACAAGGTGCTGGTGGCCGCGAGCGCCAGCCCCACGCTGACCCACCCCTCGCAGCTCACCGAGCAGGAGCGGGCGAAGTCGCAGACCTACACCTTCGACTACCCGCGTGCCTCGCTGCAGAGCCTCTGCCGCCTGACGGCCGGCTACCGCCGCGACGCCGTGCTCACCTACAAGTGGAATTTCGAAGGCAGCCGCTTCGAATGCGAATGGAACTAGGAGTCACCGCACCATGAACACCCGCAGCCTGATTCTGTCCGCCTGCCTCGCCGCCTCGCTGTCCGCGTGCTACGGCCCGCGCGCCTATACGCGTGGCACGTACGAGGACCCCAACACCATCGAGATGCTGTCGGACCGCTTCAACGAGAACGACCTGCAGCTCATCGCCAAGAAGATGGCGGCGTCGCTGGCCGAGTCTCCGCGCTTCCAGCAGCCCCGGCAGGACGGCTCGCTGCCCATCGTCCTCGTGGGCAAGCTGAAGAACAGCACCTCCGAGCACATCGACATGCGCTCGCTGGGTGACAAGATTCAGACGGCGCTGGCGCAGACGGGCCGCTTCGCGCTGGTGGACCAGCAGGCGCGCCAGGACATCGCCGAGGAGTACGAGTACCAGCAGTCCGGCTACGTGGACCCGAACGCCGCCAAGGGCCCGGGCAACCAGGCCTCGGTGGACTTCCTGATGACGGGCGACCTCGCCTCCATCATCCAGGAGGTCGGCGCCGACAAGCTCGTGTACTACAAGATGACGGCGAAGCTGAGCAACGTGCGCACCGGCCTCATCGAGTGGACGGACGAGAAGCAGATTCGCAAGAAGTTCGAGAAGCAGGGCGTGAGCTGGTAGCCGGCTGACGGTGTCCACTCCGCGAAGGTCCGCTTTCATGAGCTTCCACACTCCTGGCCCGGTCCACCCCTTCCGGTGGGCCGGGCTGGCCCTGTTGAGCCTGTCGCTGTTGTCCAGCTGCGTGGCGGGTGACTACGTCGCCCGCACGCGAGACGTCCGCGCGGCGTACCAGTCCGAGGACTACAAGCGCGCGCTGGACACGCTGGAGGCCACGGCGCGCACGGCCGTGGAGAAGGACCGGCTGCTGGTGCTGTTCGACAAGGGCATGGTGCTGCACGCCGCCGGGCAATGGGCGGAGAGCAACAGCGTGCTGGAGGAGGCGGAGCGGCTCAGCGGGCAGCTCGACGCCATCTCCATCAGCGAGGAGGCCGGGGCGCTGCTGTCCAACGAGCGCCAGCGCGCGTACCGCGGGGAGGACTTCGAGAAGCTGATGATTTCCGTCCTCCAGGCGCTCAACTACACCGAGCTGGGCGACGACGAGGCGGCCATGGTGGAGGTCCGCCAGGTCAACGAGCGCCTGGAGAAGATGGTCTCCGACGAGAAGAAGCCGTACGAGCAGCTCGCGATAGCGCGCTACCTCGGCGGCATCATCCGCGAGGACCAGCGCGACTGGGACGGGGCCTACATCGACTACGCGAAGGCGTATGAATTGGAGCCCCGGCTGGGTGCGCTGGTGGAGCCGCTGTTGCGCCTGGCGAAGCTGGCGGGCCGGGACGAGGCGTACGCGGAGCTGGTGCAGAAGTACCCGGACGTGCCGCACGCGCCGCTCGCCCCGGGCGAGTCGCAAGTCGTGGTGGTGGTGGAGGCGGGCCTCGCACCGGAGAAGGAGCGCGCCTCGCGGGACGGCGGCAGCGGCGGCGCCCTGATTGAGATTCCCGAGTACCGGGACCGCGGCCGCGCGCCGGTGGTGGATGTGTCGCTGGACGGCGAGTCGCGGGATGCAGTCACGGTGACGTCGATTGCGGACGTGGCGCGTGTGCACCTCAACGACCGCGTCGGGCGCATGTTGGCGAAGCAGCTCGCGGGCGTGGCGGTGAAGGCCGGCGTCGCGGCGGGCATCGGCGCCCTGACGAAGAGCGACGAGGCGGGCGCGCTCACCTTCCTCCTGCTCAACGCGCTCAACGCGCCAGACCTGCGTTCCTGGTTGTCCCTGCCGGCGGAGTTCCAGGTGGCGCGCTTCCGGGTGAAGTCGGGCAGCCACACGGTGCGGGTGCGGGCCCATGGCCGGACGACGGAGCGCACGGTGGACGTGAAGCCCGGCCGGGTGGGGCTCATCGTCGTGCGGCGCTACTGAGAGCGGCGGCGGTTCGCGAAACGGCGGCGGGCGCGGTCAGAACACAGATTGGATATCTGATTTCTGATTTGAGGTAGGGTGCGCGCCCCATGTCGTCCGTCGCGGCCACGGTGGCCCTCTATTCGCTCATCATCGTCCTCGGCGCGCTGCTGGGGGCGGTGGCGGTGGTGTTTACCGAGCGGCCCACGCACCTGGTGCGCTTCCTCGCCTTCGCGGCGGGAGTGATGCTGGGCGCGGCCTTCTTCCACATGCTGCCGGAGGCGTACACGGGCGGCGGGTGGTGGGCGTTCGCGCTGGTGCCGGCGGGCTTCGCCTTCCTCCTCGTGCTGGAGCGCTACCTCGTGGCGCACGCGGGCGAGGATTTGCCCGGCGACCACATGTCCGGCACCGGCGAGCCGGCGGCGCCCGGACAGGTGCTGGGCTTCACGGCGTTCCTCGGGCTGTCCACGCACACGCTGTTCGACGGAATCGCGCTGGGCTCGGCGGTGGAGGAGGGCGTGGGGCTGATGGCGCTCTTGGCCATCGTCGCGCACAAGGTGCCCTCGGCGCTGTCGCTGGCGACCATCCTCAAGACGGAGGGCCGCTCGCGCGGCTCCATCCTGCTCTTGTCCACGCTGTACGGGATGATGGTGCCGGCGGGCGCGCTGCTCTACTTCCTCTTCGACGCGGCGCTGCACTTCGAGAGCCTCGCCGCCAAGGCGCTGGCCTTCTCCGCGGGCACGTTCCTCTACATCGCGGTGAGTGACTTGCTGCCGCACGTGCACCGGCACGGCAAGGACCAGCCCGGGCGCAACATCCTGGCGCTCTTCGTGGGACTGCTCGTGATGTTCGTCCTCGCGCGGTTGATGGGGCACCCGGCCGGACACTGAGCCGGGGCCCGTCCTTCGTGTCGGGACTGTCTGTCCGGGACGAATGAATGCGCCGGAACCGGTGGGCCACTCCCACCTGCGAGGAGGGGCCTGGGGAGCAGCCCACCGGCTCAGGCGGCTGGGGTGAGGCGTCGCGCGAGCCGCGCCTCGGAGAGGCTGCGGATGACCTGGGTGCCGAACTCCTTCAGGTCGCCTGACTTGCGCAGGAAGGCCACGCCCGGGGGCGTCACCACCGCGTCCAGGGCGCTGTGGACGATGACGGGGATGCCGCGCAGCGCCGCGTCCTCGCGCAGGGCCCGGCACAGCTCGAGCCCGTCCATCTTCGGCATCGTCACGTCGGTGATGATGAGGTCGGGGCACAGGACGGGCGCCATCGTCAGCGCCTCCCGTCCATCCGGGGCCGTGGCGACGGTACAGCCCAGGTTCTCCAGAACCCGGGTGTAGAGCCGGAGCAGGGAAGGGTCGTCGTCAACCAGCAGGACGGTGTGCATGTCGCTCCTCGAAGCGGGTGGGGGCGGCAACGCCGCCGTGCTGGGAGGTGGGGTGCCATCGCTGTGGATGTGAATGGCGCCGGTGCGCGGACAGCGCCCGCCACGTGCCCGAGGAGACTTGAGGGCGCCCGTGGGCCCGCCTGCTCCATGCTGCACGGCGTGGGGGAGGGACGCACCCTCCCGGAGAACGCCACAACTTCCGGCCCGCGCCGGCTCCGACGCGTCCCGCGGGCCATCAGCCGAGGAGGCCGCGCCATGCTCACCGTGGGCGATTTGATGACCCGTGACGTCGTCACGCTGAAGGAGACGGACGGCCTGCTCTCCGTCGATGACCTGCTGAAGCGCCAGCACATCCGGCACCTGCCCGTGGTGCGGGACGGAAGGCTGGTGGGGCTGGTGAGCCACAGGGACTTGCTCCGCGCGCTGGGCCGGCACGCGCCGTCCTCGCCCCAGCCGGTGGCCATCGCGGACGTGATGACGCGCGGGCTGGAGACGGTGACGCCGGACCTGCCGGCGCGCGACGCCATCCACAAGTTGCTCGACGGACGCTTCGACTGCCTTCCCGTGGTGGACGGTGATGCCCGGCTGGTGGGCATCGTCACCGCGTCCGACTTCCTGCGGCTGGCCTCGCGGCTGCTCGACGCGGCGGAAGGGCGGCGGGGCGAGGCGCCCGGCGTTCCCGCGTCCTGAGCCCCGCGCTTCTTCTTGCTTTCTCCGTCGGGGACCGGAGGATGCGCGCGCCCTCATGGAAAAGCGCACCGACTGGTACGAGCACCCCGAGTACTACGAGGCCATCTTCGGCACCGACACGGTGCGCGAGGTGGACTTCCTCCAGGCGCTCAGCAAGCGCCACGGCTCCGGCGGCAAGCAATGGCTGGAGCCCGCCTGCGGCGCCGGACGGCTGGTGGCCGAGGCCTCGAAGCGGGGCCTCCAGGTGGAGGGCTATGACATCTCCGAGGCGATGCTCGCGCATGCGCGCCGCCGCCTCACGCCCGCGCAGCGCCGCCGCGTGCGGCTGTCTCAGTCGCGCATGGAGGCCTTCTTCGAGCCGTCACTGGAGGGCCGCGTGGACCTGGCGCACTGCCTCGTCTCCACCTTCCGCTACCTGGACAGCGAGGCCGCCGCGCGCGAGCACCTCATCGGTACTCGGAGACTGTTGAAACCCGATGGCATCTACGTGCTGGGCTTCCACCTCACGGACTACGCGCGCACCACGCCGGAGCACGAGCGCTGGGTGGGCCACGTGGGGAAGGACAAGGTCGTCTGCAACACGCACGAGGGCCTGCCCGAGCGCCGCGCGCGCCGCTCCCCCATGCGCAACCGGCTGCGCGTCACGGGGCCGGGGAAGGACTGGCTCATCGAGACGACGTGGTTCTTCCGCACGTACAGCGGGCCCCAGGCCAGCAAGCTCTTCCGCGATGCGGGCCTGCGCGTGGCGGCCACGTACGACTTCGACTACGACCTGGAGTCGCCGGTGCTTCGCGGCAGCCGCCGCCTGGACCGTGTCTTCGTCCTCCAGCCGGCCTGACGCTTCAGTCGCGCGCGTCGGCCTTGGCCAGCACGTAGCAGAGCTCGCGCAGCGCGGCCCTGCGCATGGAGTCCACGTCCGGAAAGCCGCCGTCGCTCGCGGCCCGGGCGAGGGACTCCGGCTTCTGCCGGCCCTGGCGCTCCTCGAAGTACCAGCGCCACAGGCTGTCCTCGGTGATGCCCACGTCCTCCAGCCGGGGCGTGGACATGCCCGCCGCCGACAGCACCCGCTCCTTGTCGCGGGCGCGCTCCAGCAAGTCCGAGTACTCGCCCGTCAGCCGCAGGTGGTCCGCGAGGTGCCGCAGCACGTCCGGCTCGAAGAGCGTCTCCACCCAGCGCACGTGGGACTCGTCGCGCAGCAGCCGGCCCAGGTCCTCCACCTGCTGCTCCGCCTGCCAGCGCTCGAAGGCGTCCGGTGCCAGGCCCCGCTCCTGGAGCAGCGCCTCGGCGGTGGAGCGCAACTCTTCCTCGCCGGGCTCGCGCCGCAGCCGGCGGGCCTCCTCCACCGCCAGGGCCCGGGCCATGCTCGCGCGCCGGGCCGTTCCCAGCGCGCCGCGCAGGCGCAGCTCGTCCAGCAGTGACTCGGGGGCCACGCCCTCCAGGGGCTTCGCGTTCCGGTGCAGCGGCAGCCGGCCCGCGCGGCGCCGCGCTTCCTCCCAGGCATCCGTGTGCTGGAAGGGGAAGCTCACCGTCTTCGGGAAGATGCCGACGGCCAGCCGCTCGCGCAGGGTGCGCAGCAGGGCCAGCGCGTCCGTCTTCTTCTGGTCCACACGGCCCGTCGGCAGCCAGGCCTCGAGCGCCTTGAGCTGCGAGGGCAGCACGCCCTCGCGCGCGCCTCGCGCCAGAATCACCGGCCACGCGCGCTCCACGTAGAAGAGCGACTTGGCCACCCGCTCCAGCGTCGAGCGGGTGTCCTCGGTCACCACCTGCGAGAGCCACGCCGAGGACAGGGTGGCGCTGATGTTCACCATCGCCTCGGACAGCGGGCGCCAGTCGTCCTCCGCGCCCGCGTGTGCCACCGCGACGTCGTCGTCGTCCTGGAACTCGCCGCGCAGGTAGGCCGAGAAGATTTCGCCCACGCCCTCCATGCCGAAGGGCTCCAATTCCGCCGCGCGGAGCGCGCCCATGCTGGAGGCGCCGAAGACGTGGATGCCCTCGGCCATGGCCCAGAGGATTTCCTTGTGCCACACCGCGGGCACGTGCTCGAAGAAGCCGTCGATGATGCCGATGGCCACCGGGTTCTCCCGCGCGGCCCGGTACACGTCGCCCTGCTGCACGGGCGGGAGGTAGACGGCGTCCAGCTCCGCGCGCGCTTCCTCCGGCCGCAGCGTGGGGCCGGTGAAGACGAACACCTTCCTCATTCGTCGCGCCCCCGCATCACCCGCTGCGCCCGCACGCCGGGCACGTAGCCCGGGGCCTCATGCGTGGGCTCCAGCCCCGGCACCACCACCCGCACCACGGGCACTCCCAGCTCCGGCTTCGTCAGGTCCACCGCCACCACCTGGGACAGCCCCGCCTCGCCCAGCTTCCCCAGCACCCACGCCAGGTCGTCCTCCAGCGTCTCGCCGTCGTACGTGGGCACGTCCTGGAAGCGGCGCACGGGGGATTCCTCGCGCAGCCGCGCCCGCAGCCGCTCCGCCGCGACGCCGTCCTTCGCGGACTCGTAGGCCTTGCGGTGCAGGTCATCCCGCGCCCCGCTGATGCGCGTGAGCCGGCTCTGCGCCGCCTCCGTCAGCGCGCGCAGCAGCGCCACCTCGCGCGACGGGTGGCAGCCCATGCCGCTGGCCACCGCGACGGGGCGGAAGGCCTCCGGCTCGCGGTCGACGATGGAGCACGTGAAGGCGGGGACGCCCACGTCGCTCGTCGTCTCCCACGCGCCTACCGCCACGCCCGCGCGCGCGTACTTCTCCAGCACCTCGCGGCAGGACTCGTCGTCCACCGAGCCCAAGTCCAGCCGCGTCTTCGCCTGGGCGCGAGGGCCGCGCGCATGCCACAGCGTGGTGGAGTCGCGCTCCACCACCTCGCACAGGCCGTGGAGCGTGGCCTCCACCACGTGGTTGCCGGAGGCCAGCCCGTTGCTGCTCATCAGGAACGCGCCGCTGCCGGTGGGCAGGGGCAGCGTGTAGTCCGTGTGCACGAGGTCGAAGGGCAGCCACAGCGTGGTGCCCTGCATCAGATTCACGCCCTCCACCCACAGCATGCGCCAGTTGTCGTGGAACAGGCTCACCGACAGCCGGGGCAGGCCGGCCACGTCCACCACGGCCTCGCGGAAGCGCAGCTCGTTGTACGTGCCCAGCTTCAGCGGCAGGGAGATGTGCTCGGCGTGGTAGCCCTCCACCGACTCCATGAGTCCTGACGCCTTCGCCGCGTCCAGCGTCAGCCCCTTGCCCTGCGACACCGCGAGCGAGCGTGCGTTGGGCCGCGCCACCATGACGACGGGGATGCCGATGGTGTCCAGGCCGGTGACGTTGGCGATGCGGGTGATGCCCAGCGCCGGCATGAGCCGGCGCACGCGCTCCAGCGTCTGTTGTGGGGAGACCACCCGGTGCGTGCCGAGGCGGAAGCGCTTGGATGTACCGGCGGAGGAAGGGGCCGCTTCCGGTTCGCGGAGGGTGTTGCGAAGGGGCATCAGGACTTCCGAGACACGAAGGGTGAAGCGTCCTGCTCCTTCGCATCCAGTTTCTGATCAGGTGTATAGCTCAACAGGATGCTGTTGAGGTTGAGCAGGAAGCAGGTGACGGGCTCCGCGGGCGCTGAAGGCGCGAGGGAGGTCTGTCGCGGGGGCGCCTCAGAGCCGTCAAACCCGACTTCGCGGGGGATGTTGGCGACCACGGCCTCGTTCTTGATGAGCGGCAGGAGCGCCTTGGCGAGGTGCTTCATGTCGTGGGGATGTTTGGGGTCGAAGGACTGCGCCTTCGTCCACATCTCGGTGGGCAGCCAGTAGACGCGGCCATCCGGCGCGTAGAGCAGCACGTCCGACTCGTCCACATAGGCCTGGGCCACGGCCTTCAGCTCCCGGGGATGGTGGGCACCCTCGTGCAGCGAGGCGACCACCTCGGCGGCGTAGGCGCCAGGCTTGATTCCCTTCACGTGGGCGACCTTCGCCGCGCGGTCGACCACGATTTCCACGTAAGCCTGGGGATGCTCCTTCACGGGGTTCCCGGCATGCGTCGGGAGGTGCACGAGGTCCGTCACGTTCTCCGGCACGTTCGGCGGGTCCTTCGGCACGCCCATCACTCGCAGCTCGACGTTGAAGCCTTCGAGGATGTTGACCTCTTGGGTCTGGAAGAAGAGATACACGTACTCCTTCGGGTGCTTCGAAGCCATGCGAACCTCGATGGTAGGGTGAACGTCGGATGCGACCGCGTCACAGGTAGCCGAGCCGCCGAGCGGCTTCACATGCCACCGTGAGGTGCTCGCGCGCGGAGGCGGTGTCCGCCTCGGCCGCCAGCGCCAGGGACAGCGGGGCGCAGAGCGCCTCCGGCAGTCGCTGCTGGCTCGGCGCCAGCATGGCGCGCGCATGCTCCAGCGCTCCGGGCACGCGCTCGTCCGTCAGCTCCACGGCGAGCAGCGGCCAGTGCGCCAGCCACTGGAAGGGATAGACGAGGGACAGCGGGCGCCACAGCCGCAGCGCCTCCGAGCCGGCCTCGCGAGCGGCCGGGCCGTCTCCCGAGCGCAGGGCGCCCCACGCCCGGTTGGCGTGCGCCGCGCCCACGTAGTCCACCATGCGCGCGGTGGTGGCCACCTCCAGGCTGCGCCCGGCGGCTTCGCGCGCGGCGTCCACCTGCCCGCGCAGCCGGAGGATGACGGTGAGGTACGTGAGGCAGCGCGTCTGCAGCGTCACGTCGCCCAGCCGCTCCGCCTCGCGCAGCGACAGCTCCATGCCGGCCTGCGCCTCCTCCAGCGCGCCGTGGAAGAGCAGCACCGAGGCCAGCACGCACCGCGCGCCCGCGCGCTCCAGCTCGCCCCCTGCCTCCAGCGCCGCGTCCGTGTAGGCCCTCGCGTGCGCCACCGTGTCCGCGGAGGCCTGGTAGCGCTCGCTACGCAGTTGCATCTGCACCAGGGAGTTGAAGAAGCGGGCGCGCTGCAGGGGCGTGCCGTGGGCCTGCACCACGGGCCGCACGCCGTCCACCAGCGCTCGCATCTCGTCGAGCTGCGCCAGCCAGTAGTGCACG comes from Pyxidicoccus parkwaysis and encodes:
- a CDS encoding CBS domain-containing protein, with the protein product MLTVGDLMTRDVVTLKETDGLLSVDDLLKRQHIRHLPVVRDGRLVGLVSHRDLLRALGRHAPSSPQPVAIADVMTRGLETVTPDLPARDAIHKLLDGRFDCLPVVDGDARLVGIVTASDFLRLASRLLDAAEGRRGEAPGVPAS
- a CDS encoding TfuA-like protein translates to MRKVFVFTGPTLRPEEARAELDAVYLPPVQQGDVYRAARENPVAIGIIDGFFEHVPAVWHKEILWAMAEGIHVFGASSMGALRAAELEPFGMEGVGEIFSAYLRGEFQDDDDVAVAHAGAEDDWRPLSEAMVNISATLSSAWLSQVVTEDTRSTLERVAKSLFYVERAWPVILARGAREGVLPSQLKALEAWLPTGRVDQKKTDALALLRTLRERLAVGIFPKTVSFPFQHTDAWEEARRRAGRLPLHRNAKPLEGVAPESLLDELRLRGALGTARRASMARALAVEEARRLRREPGEEELRSTAEALLQERGLAPDAFERWQAEQQVEDLGRLLRDESHVRWVETLFEPDVLRHLADHLRLTGEYSDLLERARDKERVLSAAGMSTPRLEDVGITEDSLWRWYFEERQGRQKPESLARAASDGGFPDVDSMRRAALRELCYVLAKADARD
- the lpoB gene encoding penicillin-binding protein activator LpoB; its protein translation is MNTRSLILSACLAASLSACYGPRAYTRGTYEDPNTIEMLSDRFNENDLQLIAKKMAASLAESPRFQQPRQDGSLPIVLVGKLKNSTSEHIDMRSLGDKIQTALAQTGRFALVDQQARQDIAEEYEYQQSGYVDPNAAKGPGNQASVDFLMTGDLASIIQEVGADKLVYYKMTAKLSNVRTGLIEWTDEKQIRKKFEKQGVSW
- a CDS encoding COG3014 family protein; this translates as MSFHTPGPVHPFRWAGLALLSLSLLSSCVAGDYVARTRDVRAAYQSEDYKRALDTLEATARTAVEKDRLLVLFDKGMVLHAAGQWAESNSVLEEAERLSGQLDAISISEEAGALLSNERQRAYRGEDFEKLMISVLQALNYTELGDDEAAMVEVRQVNERLEKMVSDEKKPYEQLAIARYLGGIIREDQRDWDGAYIDYAKAYELEPRLGALVEPLLRLAKLAGRDEAYAELVQKYPDVPHAPLAPGESQVVVVVEAGLAPEKERASRDGGSGGALIEIPEYRDRGRAPVVDVSLDGESRDAVTVTSIADVARVHLNDRVGRMLAKQLAGVAVKAGVAAGIGALTKSDEAGALTFLLLNALNAPDLRSWLSLPAEFQVARFRVKSGSHTVRVRAHGRTTERTVDVKPGRVGLIVVRRY
- a CDS encoding class I SAM-dependent methyltransferase; this translates as MEKRTDWYEHPEYYEAIFGTDTVREVDFLQALSKRHGSGGKQWLEPACGAGRLVAEASKRGLQVEGYDISEAMLAHARRRLTPAQRRRVRLSQSRMEAFFEPSLEGRVDLAHCLVSTFRYLDSEAAAREHLIGTRRLLKPDGIYVLGFHLTDYARTTPEHERWVGHVGKDKVVCNTHEGLPERRARRSPMRNRLRVTGPGKDWLIETTWFFRTYSGPQASKLFRDAGLRVAATYDFDYDLESPVLRGSRRLDRVFVLQPA
- a CDS encoding YcaO-like family protein is translated as MPLRNTLREPEAAPSSAGTSKRFRLGTHRVVSPQQTLERVRRLMPALGITRIANVTGLDTIGIPVVMVARPNARSLAVSQGKGLTLDAAKASGLMESVEGYHAEHISLPLKLGTYNELRFREAVVDVAGLPRLSVSLFHDNWRMLWVEGVNLMQGTTLWLPFDLVHTDYTLPLPTGSGAFLMSSNGLASGNHVVEATLHGLCEVVERDSTTLWHARGPRAQAKTRLDLGSVDDESCREVLEKYARAGVAVGAWETTSDVGVPAFTCSIVDREPEAFRPVAVASGMGCHPSREVALLRALTEAAQSRLTRISGARDDLHRKAYESAKDGVAAERLRARLREESPVRRFQDVPTYDGETLEDDLAWVLGKLGEAGLSQVVAVDLTKPELGVPVVRVVVPGLEPTHEAPGYVPGVRAQRVMRGRDE
- a CDS encoding ZIP family metal transporter, producing the protein MSSVAATVALYSLIIVLGALLGAVAVVFTERPTHLVRFLAFAAGVMLGAAFFHMLPEAYTGGGWWAFALVPAGFAFLLVLERYLVAHAGEDLPGDHMSGTGEPAAPGQVLGFTAFLGLSTHTLFDGIALGSAVEEGVGLMALLAIVAHKVPSALSLATILKTEGRSRGSILLLSTLYGMMVPAGALLYFLFDAALHFESLAAKALAFSAGTFLYIAVSDLLPHVHRHGKDQPGRNILALFVGLLVMFVLARLMGHPAGH
- a CDS encoding mechanosensitive ion channel family protein encodes the protein MMHRDSWRLSAFVLVWSVLWGLPAAALNNGLGQPPPNVDRQTPHATVQGFLSAAHRGEYALAAHYLDLDFIPRAEQAERGYQLARRLKFVLDRKLAVDLSSLSKEPAGDPADARTDLLGTIPLEGANVPIRVQRVTADGSLVWVFSESTVRQVDPLFAEYGPRVAEFLPPIFFSNPVLGLELWQWLGLLVTLLGAFVLAVVVERVLLAFALRLAHWTRITWDDDMVSAGKGPLKLVIFAALLVAGTSFLRLPAPVQTFFNRVGYSLSVVSLAWFILRFLRVSAAFVQNRVSAEMKDASRARSVSTQLVVLRSIFEVATYVIAAALLLIQFDVVRSVGVSLLASAGIAGLVLGLAAQKSISTLLAGIQLSITQPIRIGDQVVVETEFGTIEEITLTYVVLRVWDQRRLVVPITQFLDKPFQNWSKGRSAEMLGAVTLQVDYFTDINALRAELTRILQTEGRSMWDGRVGNVVVLDVLDRTLTIRALVSVANSDVLFDLRALVRERLVEFLRVNPQWLPITRTEARQVPPPEPPSDGRQAPPPSTPPRA
- a CDS encoding response regulator, with the translated sequence MHTVLLVDDDPSLLRLYTRVLENLGCTVATAPDGREALTMAPVLCPDLIITDVTMPKMDGLELCRALREDAALRGIPVIVHSALDAVVTPPGVAFLRKSGDLKEFGTQVIRSLSEARLARRLTPAA